The following are encoded in a window of Mycobacterium vicinigordonae genomic DNA:
- a CDS encoding PE domain-containing protein, protein MSYVVAVVESAQTASAELMHVGAALSYANAAAAPPTTAIAATAADEVSVAVAALFAGHAQDYQELSTRFEASYQRFVQLLSTGAGSYATAESVNADQLGQTVLEVVNAPARTLLGRPLIGNGADGASGTGQDGGAGGLLFGDGGKGGSGAPGQTGGNGGSAGLIGNGGAGGQGGTAADASKPAPVGGNGGNGGLLVGDGGNGGTGGTGSTAGAGGAGGSGGRFAGHDGASGATGTKINAPTNPTNPTNPSGQNAVDAAKDGVLSSSSGGTITNSNLKEISGIDAGINNPNVYWVHNDSGDSARIFAVDAKTGQTLATYTLQGATATDWEDIEVARGADGKSYIYVGDTGDNGHSRSSVTVYRVEEPAVTGTASNQSNGALNGVEQLKLTYPGGEKINSEALAVDPQSHKLIVIEKTDGDVSRVFATEDSGYSAVGMSSSRLLTKVATLDLSDANSQLVTSADFSPDGSELAVRTYDDVLLWNRTTGTTAWSPFSQRPVDGPLAGEQQGEAIAFHPEGNGYVTISEGINQTLHEYTIR, encoded by the coding sequence ATGTCTTACGTGGTTGCGGTAGTGGAGTCAGCACAAACGGCATCGGCGGAGTTGATGCATGTCGGCGCAGCGCTGAGTTATGCGAATGCCGCGGCCGCACCGCCGACGACAGCGATCGCGGCCACCGCGGCGGATGAGGTATCGGTGGCTGTGGCGGCGCTGTTCGCCGGCCATGCTCAGGATTATCAAGAGCTCAGCACCCGATTCGAGGCGTCTTACCAGCGGTTCGTACAGCTGCTGAGCACCGGTGCCGGCAGCTATGCCACGGCGGAATCGGTCAATGCCGACCAGCTGGGCCAGACGGTGCTCGAGGTGGTCAACGCGCCGGCCCGCACGCTGCTGGGCCGACCTTTGATCGGCAATGGCGCCGATGGGGCGTCCGGTACCGGGCAGGACGGCGGGGCAGGCGGCCTGCTGTTCGGCGACGGCGGCAAAGGCGGTTCTGGCGCCCCCGGACAGACTGGCGGCAACGGCGGCAGCGCCGGTCTGATCGGCAATGGGGGTGCCGGCGGCCAGGGCGGGACGGCCGCGGATGCCAGTAAACCGGCACCCGTGGGCGGCAACGGCGGCAACGGCGGCTTATTGGTGGGCGACGGCGGCAACGGCGGGACCGGTGGTACGGGTAGCACCGCCGGCGCCGGCGGCGCCGGCGGGTCCGGCGGACGGTTCGCCGGTCACGATGGGGCCAGCGGAGCGACCGGAACCAAAATCAACGCCCCCACGAATCCCACCAACCCAACCAACCCGTCGGGCCAGAACGCCGTCGATGCCGCCAAAGACGGTGTCCTCAGTTCGTCCAGCGGCGGGACCATCACCAACAGCAATCTCAAAGAAATCTCCGGCATCGACGCGGGCATCAACAATCCGAATGTCTACTGGGTGCACAACGATTCCGGCGACTCGGCCCGCATCTTCGCGGTCGACGCCAAGACCGGGCAGACCTTGGCGACTTATACGCTGCAGGGCGCTACCGCGACCGACTGGGAGGACATCGAGGTCGCCCGAGGAGCCGACGGCAAGTCCTACATCTACGTCGGTGACACCGGCGACAACGGTCACTCGCGCAGCAGCGTGACTGTTTACCGGGTGGAAGAGCCCGCGGTCACCGGCACCGCCAGCAACCAAAGCAACGGGGCCCTCAACGGAGTCGAACAGCTCAAGCTGACCTACCCTGGCGGCGAAAAGATCAACTCCGAGGCACTGGCCGTCGATCCTCAGTCGCACAAGCTGATCGTCATCGAAAAGACCGATGGCGACGTCTCCCGAGTGTTCGCGACGGAGGACAGCGGCTACAGCGCCGTCGGCATGAGCAGCAGTAGGTTACTGACCAAGGTCGCGACACTGGATCTTTCTGATGCCAATTCCCAACTTGTCACCAGTGCCGACTTCTCGCCTGACGGGTCTGAACTGGCCGTCCGGACCTACGACGACGTCCTGTTATGGAACCGGACCACCGGCACCACCGCCTGGTCGCCGTTCAGCCAGCGACCGGTCGACGGACCGCTCGCTGGCGAGCAGCAAGGCGAGGCGATCGCCTTCCACCCCGAGGGGAATGGCTATGTCACCATCAGCGAAGGGATCAACCAGACGCTGCACGAGTACACGATCCGCTGA
- a CDS encoding SDR family oxidoreductase yields MAAHRQVLAVIGVGGMGQAIARRLGSGKTVLLADNNEATLTSVAEALAADGYEVRSQTVDVSAAESVHALAEFAASLGPVTAMVHTAGLSPAQASAQAVMAVDLLGTALVLQEFGEIIAPGGAGVVIASMAGHMFAAQPPEREKSLAHNPPGELLELDFINSITESAFAYPIAKQANHIRVRAAASQWGRRGARINSISPGIISTPMGQEELASAVGDGMRAMIEMSGTGRIGTPDDIAAATAFLLGPESTFITGTDLLVDGGVIAAMKTGNP; encoded by the coding sequence ATGGCAGCACACCGGCAAGTACTGGCCGTCATCGGCGTGGGGGGCATGGGCCAAGCGATCGCGCGACGGCTAGGCAGCGGCAAGACAGTCCTGCTGGCCGACAACAACGAAGCGACCCTGACCTCAGTTGCCGAAGCGCTCGCCGCCGACGGCTATGAGGTCAGGAGCCAGACTGTCGACGTCTCTGCCGCCGAGTCGGTGCACGCGCTCGCCGAGTTCGCCGCGTCCCTCGGCCCCGTCACTGCGATGGTGCACACCGCCGGACTCTCCCCGGCCCAGGCGTCCGCCCAAGCGGTCATGGCAGTCGACCTTTTAGGGACAGCCCTGGTTCTGCAGGAGTTCGGCGAGATCATAGCTCCGGGCGGTGCCGGCGTGGTCATCGCCAGTATGGCCGGCCACATGTTTGCCGCGCAGCCACCGGAACGCGAAAAGTCGCTGGCACACAACCCGCCCGGCGAACTGCTGGAGCTCGACTTCATCAACAGCATCACCGAGTCGGCCTTCGCCTACCCGATCGCCAAGCAGGCCAACCATATTCGGGTTCGCGCTGCCGCATCGCAGTGGGGGCGCCGCGGTGCCCGGATCAACTCGATCAGCCCGGGGATCATCTCCACCCCGATGGGCCAGGAAGAATTGGCTTCCGCGGTCGGCGACGGGATGCGCGCGATGATCGAAATGTCGGGGACCGGTCGTATCGGTACTCCCGACGACATCGCCGCGGCGACCGCGTTTCTACTCGGTCCCGAATCGACGTTCATCACCGGCACCGACCTGTTGGTCGACGGCGGCGTGATCGCCGCGATGAAAACCGGCAACCCCTAG
- a CDS encoding class I SAM-dependent methyltransferase yields the protein MSTRQPWNINIHYNALVDAEVPPSTQRVLDVGCGDGFLAARLVQRIPQVAALDIDGGVLQRAQTRFAGAPIHWMQGDVMTVELPTFDAVVSNAAFHHIDDTKAALARLCALVSPGGTLAVVTFVRVSLRELWWHLPSWIACTMVNRVRGKWDHTAPIKWPPPDTFSQLRSNVRTVLPEARVRRLLYGRVLITWRAPV from the coding sequence GTGTCGACGCGACAACCCTGGAATATCAACATTCATTACAACGCACTCGTGGATGCCGAGGTCCCGCCCAGTACCCAGCGGGTGCTCGACGTGGGGTGCGGCGACGGCTTCCTGGCCGCTCGACTGGTTCAGCGGATACCGCAGGTCGCTGCCCTTGATATCGACGGCGGCGTCCTGCAGCGTGCGCAGACCCGGTTCGCCGGCGCGCCGATCCATTGGATGCAGGGTGACGTCATGACGGTCGAGCTGCCCACGTTCGACGCGGTGGTGTCCAATGCCGCCTTCCACCACATCGACGACACCAAGGCCGCGCTGGCGCGTCTCTGCGCTCTGGTGTCGCCCGGCGGCACGCTGGCGGTCGTCACCTTTGTCAGAGTTTCGCTGCGCGAACTGTGGTGGCACCTGCCGTCGTGGATCGCCTGCACCATGGTCAATCGAGTCAGAGGCAAATGGGACCACACCGCCCCGATCAAATGGCCTCCGCCGGATACATTTTCGCAGCTTCGCTCCAACGTGCGCACGGTGCTTCCGGAGGCCCGCGTTCGCCGCTTGCTCTACGGCCGGGTGTTGATCACCTGGCGGGCGCCGGTTTGA
- a CDS encoding SDR family NAD(P)-dependent oxidoreductase, with translation MTFSDKYGPWALVAGASDGVGAAFAKGLAEHGVNVVLLARRRPVLDSVAAQIHTTTTAKTRVLAIDLATKNAASVIAEATSDLELGLLVYCAGADPNFQPFLANPIEAAESMVQRNCVVPMQLCHHFARPMVERGRGGIVIFGSGAGLAGGPNMVAYGASKAFDMVFAEALWAELHPHGIDVLGLILGKTDTPALRELEYSRGQIASPNDVPPGACAVSDVIAEAFENLANGPTWIVGEDLRAATQMMGSLTRNQLVNLMIQASAASMGPDN, from the coding sequence ATGACGTTTTCCGACAAGTACGGACCGTGGGCCCTCGTCGCAGGCGCCTCCGACGGCGTGGGCGCCGCGTTCGCCAAGGGCCTGGCCGAACACGGGGTTAACGTCGTGCTGCTGGCTCGGCGCCGACCGGTGCTGGATAGTGTTGCCGCACAGATCCATACCACTACAACAGCCAAAACTCGGGTTCTCGCAATCGATCTGGCAACGAAGAATGCCGCTTCTGTCATCGCCGAAGCGACCAGCGATCTGGAGCTTGGATTACTGGTGTACTGCGCGGGGGCAGACCCCAATTTCCAGCCCTTCCTGGCCAATCCGATCGAGGCGGCCGAGTCGATGGTGCAGCGCAACTGCGTGGTGCCGATGCAGTTGTGCCATCATTTCGCGCGCCCAATGGTCGAGCGGGGCCGAGGTGGCATCGTAATCTTCGGATCGGGCGCCGGGTTGGCCGGTGGCCCCAACATGGTCGCGTACGGCGCTTCCAAGGCGTTCGACATGGTGTTCGCCGAGGCGCTGTGGGCCGAGCTGCACCCCCACGGAATCGACGTCTTGGGGCTGATCCTGGGTAAGACGGATACGCCCGCGTTGCGTGAACTCGAGTACAGCCGAGGCCAGATCGCCTCACCCAACGATGTTCCGCCCGGCGCCTGCGCTGTCAGTGACGTGATTGCCGAGGCGTTCGAGAACCTCGCAAACGGCCCGACCTGGATCGTGGGCGAGGACTTGCGCGCCGCCACTCAGATGATGGGTTCGCTCACCCGCAATCAGTTGGTGAATCTGATGATCCAGGCCAGCGCCGCATCCATGGGTCCCGACAATTAG
- a CDS encoding nuclear transport factor 2 family protein: protein MTEREDRQDISDLLIRYATAIDRREYQLLGTVFTDECDVDYGEIGTWRTAVEVIEFMALVHAAAGYTLHRLSNIAVALDGDHAEARSYIDAVIMAADNQRGVNAIGFYDDALVRATDGWRISRRQFTPVRVVAVG from the coding sequence ATGACCGAACGTGAAGATCGCCAGGATATTTCGGACCTGCTCATCCGCTACGCCACCGCCATCGACCGGCGTGAGTACCAGCTGCTCGGCACGGTCTTCACCGACGAGTGCGACGTCGACTACGGTGAGATCGGCACCTGGCGAACGGCTGTCGAGGTGATCGAATTTATGGCCCTGGTGCACGCGGCGGCGGGATACACGCTGCACCGGCTGAGTAATATCGCCGTCGCCCTCGACGGCGACCATGCCGAAGCCCGCAGCTACATCGACGCGGTGATCATGGCCGCCGACAACCAGCGTGGCGTCAACGCGATCGGGTTCTACGACGACGCCTTGGTCCGCGCCACCGACGGGTGGCGGATCTCAAGACGCCAGTTCACCCCCGTGCGCGTCGTAGCAGTCGGGTAG
- a CDS encoding zinc-binding dehydrogenase — protein sequence MVLRNGRLQVRETPDPVPGRGELLLKTLSTAICASDVHFMDHPELAVDDPTGRSLYDDDRDIVLGHEFVGEVVGFGPGCTDQFAVGERVTAMPVRLVDGGAGGLRIIGQHPEAQGSFAELLVVSEVAAKPVVGGVSSDAVALTDAFAVGEFYVRSARLQSGEVPIVIGAGAIGLSAVAALVSRGIEPIIVTDYKADRRELARSGFGAHVVVDPAAQSAFDAFREVRAQHGLPGTAVVFECVGAAGLIQRIVEQAEMGTRIYCAGGWYTGDTLDITTATRQGVTIQFGGGPHPQDWYGTLAAIASGRLDPLPSVGRIISLDEVPDALELVRKSDGPPRIIVHPK from the coding sequence GTGGTGCTGCGGAACGGCCGGTTGCAGGTCCGCGAGACGCCGGATCCCGTGCCGGGACGGGGCGAATTGCTGCTCAAGACGCTGAGCACCGCGATCTGCGCCTCGGATGTGCACTTCATGGACCACCCGGAACTGGCGGTCGACGATCCGACCGGCCGGTCCCTGTACGACGACGACCGCGACATCGTGCTCGGCCATGAGTTCGTCGGTGAAGTGGTCGGTTTCGGCCCCGGCTGTACGGATCAGTTCGCGGTCGGCGAGCGGGTGACCGCGATGCCGGTGCGTCTGGTCGATGGCGGAGCCGGTGGCCTGCGCATAATCGGCCAGCATCCGGAGGCGCAGGGCAGTTTCGCTGAGCTACTGGTGGTTTCCGAAGTGGCGGCCAAGCCGGTCGTAGGCGGTGTATCCAGCGACGCGGTCGCTCTCACCGACGCATTCGCGGTGGGCGAGTTCTACGTACGGTCGGCTCGGCTGCAATCCGGTGAGGTCCCGATCGTTATCGGAGCCGGAGCAATCGGCCTCTCCGCGGTCGCCGCTCTGGTGAGCCGGGGCATCGAACCGATCATCGTCACCGACTACAAGGCCGATCGCCGCGAGCTGGCCCGCAGCGGATTCGGTGCGCACGTGGTGGTCGACCCGGCCGCGCAGTCAGCGTTCGACGCCTTCCGAGAGGTGCGCGCACAGCACGGATTACCCGGGACCGCAGTAGTTTTCGAGTGCGTCGGGGCCGCCGGTCTGATCCAGCGGATCGTCGAGCAGGCCGAGATGGGAACTCGAATCTATTGCGCGGGCGGTTGGTACACCGGCGACACCCTGGACATCACCACCGCCACCCGGCAGGGCGTCACCATCCAATTCGGTGGCGGGCCGCACCCGCAGGACTGGTACGGGACGTTGGCGGCGATCGCGTCGGGCCGGTTGGACCCGCTGCCGAGCGTGGGCAGGATCATCAGCCTTGACGAGGTACCCGACGCACTCGAACTGGTCCGCAAATCCGACGGGCCGCCAAGGATCATCGTCCACCCCAAGTGA
- a CDS encoding helix-turn-helix domain-containing protein, which translates to MLDVVELLARSGDARLRYSDVARELRLTQATAHAILKTLCDRGWVSRDPVSKTFALGPALAVVAARTEVARPLAHSARAAVLAVSAELGYPGSVVERFGDSLVITAFEGADATEPSGLPGDRIPYAPPFGVAFAAWDTPEGQREWIRRGAGCDRERTQRLEGVLARTRQRGFDVDCTTPALAQAAQLVGALQGDEMPASVRQLMDQLFVEFTTSGGFFEDDTGDAALPVVTIAAPVFDHRGRVGPIVAVHPLRALTRQQIQTVGERVAAAAARVSR; encoded by the coding sequence GTGCTCGACGTGGTGGAGCTGCTCGCAAGATCGGGCGACGCTCGACTGCGGTACTCCGACGTGGCGCGCGAACTCCGCCTGACCCAGGCGACCGCGCACGCGATCCTCAAGACGCTCTGCGACCGGGGCTGGGTCAGCCGCGACCCGGTGTCCAAGACCTTCGCCCTAGGCCCGGCGCTGGCGGTGGTCGCGGCGAGAACCGAGGTGGCGCGGCCATTAGCGCATTCGGCGCGGGCGGCCGTGCTGGCAGTATCCGCAGAGCTGGGGTATCCCGGCTCGGTGGTCGAGCGGTTCGGCGACTCGTTGGTGATCACGGCGTTCGAGGGCGCCGACGCCACCGAGCCCTCCGGTCTGCCCGGTGACCGCATTCCCTACGCGCCGCCATTCGGGGTCGCCTTCGCCGCCTGGGACACGCCCGAGGGGCAACGCGAATGGATCCGGCGCGGAGCCGGCTGCGACCGGGAACGGACACAGCGGTTGGAAGGCGTGCTGGCGCGAACCCGCCAACGCGGGTTTGACGTCGACTGCACCACCCCGGCGCTGGCGCAGGCCGCACAACTGGTCGGCGCGCTGCAGGGTGACGAGATGCCCGCTTCAGTACGTCAGCTCATGGACCAGCTTTTCGTCGAATTCACCACCAGCGGAGGATTTTTCGAAGACGATACCGGCGACGCGGCACTACCCGTGGTCACCATTGCGGCACCGGTGTTCGATCATCGGGGGCGGGTGGGCCCGATCGTCGCCGTGCACCCGCTGCGTGCCCTCACCCGCCAGCAGATTCAGACCGTAGGTGAGCGTGTGGCTGCAGCCGCCGCCCGGGTCAGCCGCTGA
- a CDS encoding DUF302 domain-containing protein: MTTQTTGLTTTLHGSFEDAIDKTTRVLAEQGFGVLTRIDVKATLKQKLGEDIEDYTILGACNPQLAHRALGVDRQIGQLLPCNVVVRADTAGPADGIIVEAMDPQLMVRVIDQPGLQEIADAAAAKLQAAIGALSG; the protein is encoded by the coding sequence ATGACCACGCAAACAACGGGTTTGACCACTACCCTGCATGGCTCCTTCGAGGATGCGATCGACAAGACCACACGGGTGCTCGCCGAGCAGGGCTTCGGCGTACTGACCAGGATCGACGTCAAGGCCACGCTGAAGCAGAAGCTGGGCGAGGACATAGAGGATTACACCATCCTCGGCGCCTGCAACCCACAGCTCGCACATCGAGCTCTCGGCGTAGACCGCCAGATCGGTCAGCTGCTGCCCTGCAACGTGGTGGTCCGCGCCGACACCGCCGGGCCTGCCGATGGAATCATTGTCGAGGCCATGGATCCCCAGCTGATGGTCCGCGTCATCGACCAACCCGGCCTGCAGGAGATCGCTGACGCCGCCGCCGCCAAGCTGCAGGCCGCAATTGGCGCGCTCAGCGGCTGA
- a CDS encoding metal-sensitive transcriptional regulator, with amino-acid sequence MSDHDDNIAAVLNRLRRAQGQLAGVITMIEQGRNCKDVVTQLAAVSRALDRAGFKIVASGLRDCINGTKHGDSPPLTEAELEKLFLALA; translated from the coding sequence ATGAGTGATCACGATGACAATATTGCCGCGGTGCTCAATCGCCTGCGGCGGGCACAGGGTCAGCTGGCCGGTGTGATCACGATGATCGAGCAGGGCCGCAACTGCAAGGACGTGGTTACCCAACTCGCGGCGGTATCCCGCGCGCTAGACCGCGCCGGGTTCAAGATCGTCGCATCCGGCCTGCGCGATTGCATCAACGGAACCAAGCATGGCGATTCGCCGCCGCTGACCGAAGCCGAACTTGAAAAGCTTTTCCTGGCACTTGCCTGA
- a CDS encoding DsbA family protein, which produces MNPSARRTTSHDVTLWLDPVCPFSWNTARWLARVAERADFEIDWRLMNLAILNEGRELPTPQRARMRDSVRVGRLMAAVRAELGAKGLAVAYFSFGQRYFDQSALVSEELAGHLLRDAGVQRTSVDACSDMTLDMAVRQAHQASQDALGGAGGSPILSIDGKTLFGPVLTSAPTLETGQALFDALTILAATPEFIQVQRPNA; this is translated from the coding sequence ATGAACCCTTCGGCACGGCGTACGACGAGCCACGACGTCACCCTATGGCTTGATCCGGTATGCCCTTTCTCCTGGAACACCGCCCGTTGGCTAGCCCGCGTCGCTGAGCGTGCGGACTTCGAAATCGATTGGCGTCTCATGAATTTAGCAATCCTGAACGAAGGCCGCGAGCTGCCAACCCCGCAACGGGCGCGGATGCGCGACTCAGTGCGGGTCGGTCGACTGATGGCGGCGGTCCGAGCCGAGCTTGGCGCGAAGGGACTCGCGGTGGCCTATTTCTCGTTCGGACAGCGGTACTTCGACCAGTCGGCCCTCGTGAGCGAGGAGCTTGCCGGGCACCTCCTGCGTGACGCCGGGGTCCAACGCACCTCGGTCGACGCGTGCTCGGACATGACGCTGGATATGGCTGTCCGCCAAGCACACCAGGCCAGCCAGGACGCCCTCGGCGGGGCGGGCGGCAGCCCGATACTGAGCATCGACGGGAAGACCCTTTTCGGCCCGGTGCTGACGTCGGCGCCGACACTCGAGACCGGCCAGGCGCTGTTCGATGCCTTGACCATACTGGCCGCCACCCCCGAGTTCATCCAGGTCCAGCGGCCGAATGCCTGA
- a CDS encoding DUF2127 domain-containing protein: MAKKNNRTVNRWELVTCALSGHATYAPDDEALAERLHAKTELGEVWRCLRCGDFALGPPHGRGKPEEAPTIMRGKALRQAIIIRALSIERLGRAVVLGLAAWAVWTFRGSRGAIQATLDRDLPIFRAAGFKVDQMSAIHELEKALAAKPSTLALITCLLAAYAVLQVIEGVGLWLLKRWGEYFAVVATSIFLPLEIHDLAKGITMTRVVTFSINVAAVIYLLVSKRLFGLRGGRKAYEEERHGDQLLDLERAAMTAA, from the coding sequence GTGGCCAAGAAGAACAACCGCACCGTCAACCGATGGGAGCTGGTTACCTGTGCCCTGAGCGGACACGCCACCTACGCTCCGGATGACGAGGCACTGGCCGAGCGTCTGCACGCCAAGACCGAACTCGGTGAGGTATGGCGTTGCCTGCGCTGCGGTGATTTCGCTCTCGGGCCGCCGCACGGGCGCGGCAAGCCGGAAGAAGCACCGACGATCATGCGCGGCAAGGCATTACGCCAGGCGATAATCATTCGAGCGCTCAGCATCGAACGGTTGGGCCGGGCAGTGGTACTTGGACTCGCGGCGTGGGCCGTCTGGACGTTCCGCGGTTCGCGCGGCGCCATCCAGGCCACCCTGGACCGCGATCTGCCGATTTTCCGTGCCGCCGGATTCAAGGTGGACCAGATGTCGGCCATCCACGAACTGGAGAAGGCGCTGGCCGCCAAGCCGTCCACATTGGCGTTGATCACCTGCCTGCTCGCCGCCTACGCCGTGCTGCAGGTGATCGAAGGCGTCGGATTGTGGCTGCTGAAGCGCTGGGGCGAGTATTTCGCCGTGGTAGCTACCTCGATCTTCTTGCCGCTGGAAATCCACGACCTGGCCAAAGGGATCACGATGACCCGGGTGGTGACCTTCAGCATCAACGTCGCCGCAGTGATCTACCTGCTGGTCTCCAAGAGACTGTTCGGACTGCGGGGCGGCCGCAAGGCCTATGAGGAGGAGCGCCACGGCGACCAGCTGCTAGACCTGGAACGAGCCGCGATGACGGCGGCCTGA
- a CDS encoding SRPBCC family protein, producing the protein MAEPERIVSATREIATDAERIFELIADPSLQPSWDGNDNLATSDHGQRVHNVGDVFVTTLTLGQDRHNHVVEFVEGRRIAWRPSEPGKEPPGHLWRWELTPISATRTRVTHTYDWSALTDANRLARARATTADRLRASMDRLATIAEATQNSTG; encoded by the coding sequence ATGGCAGAACCGGAGCGAATCGTCAGCGCAACCCGGGAGATCGCCACCGACGCGGAGCGGATCTTCGAACTCATCGCGGATCCGTCCCTGCAACCGAGCTGGGACGGCAACGACAACCTGGCCACCTCTGACCACGGACAGCGGGTGCACAACGTCGGTGACGTATTCGTCACAACACTCACCCTGGGTCAAGACCGCCACAACCACGTCGTCGAATTCGTCGAGGGGCGCCGAATCGCCTGGCGCCCATCTGAACCCGGAAAAGAGCCGCCCGGGCATCTGTGGCGTTGGGAGCTGACGCCGATCAGCGCAACCCGCACCCGCGTCACCCACACCTACGACTGGTCCGCACTGACCGACGCCAACCGCCTGGCCCGGGCCCGCGCCACGACGGCCGATCGATTGCGCGCATCAATGGACCGCCTGGCGACGATCGCGGAAGCGACGCAGAACTCGACCGGGTGA
- a CDS encoding SDR family NAD(P)-dependent oxidoreductase: protein MALPATGPDRTAVVTGASSGIGEQFARILTEMGHQVVLVARSADRLAQIADRLGANAHPLPADLSDRAARADLPDRVGELGLTPDILINNAGLSTLGVVAKSVPEKELNLVEVDVAAVVDLCSRFLPGMVARRRGAILNVASVAGFGPLPGQAAYGGAKAFVLSYTHSLRGELKGTGVTATTLCPGPVDTGFGEAAGFDKEEAEAALPRVMWKPADQVAQAGIDGLARGRAVVVPGLVNRVSSALFRVAPPEWMLPLLTRSHPAMKDA, encoded by the coding sequence ATGGCGCTTCCAGCAACAGGACCCGACCGCACGGCCGTCGTCACCGGCGCATCGTCCGGCATCGGCGAACAGTTCGCCCGCATCCTCACCGAAATGGGCCACCAGGTGGTGTTGGTGGCTCGCAGCGCCGACCGCCTCGCCCAGATCGCCGACCGGTTGGGCGCCAACGCGCACCCGCTGCCGGCAGACCTGTCCGACCGTGCCGCCCGCGCTGATCTCCCGGACCGGGTCGGCGAACTGGGCTTGACGCCCGACATTCTGATCAACAATGCCGGGCTATCCACACTCGGAGTGGTCGCGAAATCGGTTCCGGAGAAAGAACTCAACCTGGTTGAGGTGGACGTTGCCGCCGTGGTCGACCTCTGCAGCAGGTTCCTGCCCGGGATGGTCGCACGACGCCGGGGAGCCATCCTCAACGTGGCGTCGGTGGCGGGATTCGGGCCGCTGCCCGGACAGGCCGCCTACGGCGGGGCCAAGGCCTTCGTACTTTCCTACACCCACAGCCTGCGCGGCGAACTCAAAGGCACCGGCGTTACCGCCACCACCCTGTGTCCAGGCCCGGTAGACACCGGATTCGGCGAGGCGGCCGGATTCGACAAAGAAGAAGCCGAAGCAGCGCTTCCGCGGGTGATGTGGAAGCCGGCGGACCAAGTGGCTCAGGCCGGAATCGACGGCCTGGCACGCGGGCGGGCGGTCGTTGTCCCGGGGCTGGTCAACCGGGTGTCGTCGGCGCTGTTCCGGGTTGCACCGCCGGAATGGATGCTGCCGTTGCTTACCCGCAGTCATCCCGCGATGAAAGACGCGTGA
- a CDS encoding DUF5134 domain-containing protein codes for MIQDLPLRLVVTGTFLLSALSLALVIDRRSVVSLISHGLHITTAIAMAVMAWPQGLQVPATAAEIFFLAAAVWFVATTVFVARAAAARLAGGYHVVKMLAMAWMYDVMSNQPTGLEHQDMPDMPGMDMPGMREAAVGPRWVDIGNGVWATVFTLATFAWGYRLLTLRRHPGTQGRRERLFCMAQATMALGMSIMFTNMGLTH; via the coding sequence ATGATCCAAGACCTGCCGTTGCGTTTGGTGGTGACAGGCACGTTCCTACTCAGTGCGCTGAGCTTGGCGCTGGTCATCGACCGACGTTCGGTTGTCTCGCTAATCAGCCACGGTCTGCACATCACGACCGCAATAGCGATGGCGGTGATGGCCTGGCCACAGGGCCTGCAAGTACCGGCGACGGCGGCCGAAATCTTCTTCCTGGCAGCTGCGGTCTGGTTTGTGGCAACGACCGTTTTCGTCGCCCGAGCGGCGGCCGCACGTCTTGCGGGCGGGTACCACGTCGTGAAGATGCTGGCGATGGCCTGGATGTACGACGTAATGAGTAACCAGCCGACCGGGTTAGAGCACCAGGACATGCCGGATATGCCGGGAATGGACATGCCTGGGATGCGAGAGGCGGCGGTCGGCCCGCGCTGGGTCGACATCGGCAATGGGGTTTGGGCGACCGTATTCACGCTGGCCACCTTCGCCTGGGGCTATCGATTGCTCACGCTGCGGCGACACCCCGGAACCCAGGGTCGGCGCGAGCGGTTGTTCTGCATGGCTCAGGCGACAATGGCACTGGGCATGTCAATCATGTTCACCAACATGGGCCTTACACACTAG